A section of the Pseudomonas tritici genome encodes:
- the tssB gene encoding type VI secretion system contractile sheath small subunit, with protein sequence MAKQSSQKFIARNRAPRVQIEYDVELYGAEKKVQLPFVMGVMADLAGKPAEPLAAVADRKFLEVDVDNFDSRLKAMQPRVAFHVPNELTGEGNLSLDITFESMDDFSPAAVARKVDSLNQLLEARTQLANLLTYMDGKTGAEEIIMKAIKDPALLQALASAPKPAGDQ encoded by the coding sequence GTGGCGAAGCAAAGTTCTCAGAAATTCATCGCGCGCAACCGCGCGCCTCGAGTGCAGATCGAGTACGACGTCGAGCTTTACGGCGCCGAGAAAAAGGTCCAGCTGCCCTTCGTGATGGGTGTGATGGCCGACCTCGCCGGCAAGCCTGCCGAGCCTTTGGCGGCGGTGGCTGACCGCAAGTTCCTTGAAGTGGACGTCGACAACTTCGACTCACGCCTCAAGGCCATGCAGCCGCGCGTGGCCTTCCACGTACCGAACGAGCTGACCGGCGAAGGCAACCTGAGCCTGGACATCACCTTCGAAAGCATGGACGACTTCAGCCCGGCCGCCGTGGCACGCAAGGTCGACTCGCTGAACCAACTGCTCGAAGCCCGCACCCAGCTGGCCAACCTGCTGACCTACATGGACGGCAAGACCGGCGCTGAAGAAATCATCATGAAGGCGATCAAGGACCCGGCATTGCTTCAGGCACTTGCCAGCGCGCCTAAGCCTGCAGGGGACCAGTAA
- the tssC gene encoding type VI secretion system contractile sheath large subunit: MTDNTAREGSQILGTQTEEASEFANLLLQEFKPKTERAREAVETAVRTLAEQALAQTDLVSNDAIKSIESIIAAIDAKLTAQVNQIIHHQDFQQLESAWRGLHYLVNNTESDEQLKIRVLNISKPELHKTLKKFKGTAWDQSPIFKKMYEEEYGQFGGEPYGCLVGDYYFDQSPPDVELLGELSKVCAAMHSPFIAAASPTVMGMGSWQELSNPRDLTKIFTTPEYAGWRSLRESEDSRYIGLTMPRFLARLPYGAKTDPVEAFAFEENTDGADSSKYTWANAAYAMAVNINRSFKHYGWCSRIRGIESGGEVENLPAHTFPTDDGGVDMKCPTEIAISDRREAELAKNGFMPLLHKKNTDFAAFIGAQSLQKPAEYDDPDATANANLAARLPYLFATCRFAHYLKCIVRDKIGSFKEKDEMQRWLQDWILNYVDGDPAHSTETTKAQHPLAAAEVIVEEVEGNPGYYNSKFYLRPHYQLEGLTVSLRLVSKLPSAKSA; encoded by the coding sequence ATGACTGACAATACCGCCCGCGAAGGCTCCCAGATCCTGGGTACCCAGACCGAAGAAGCCAGCGAGTTCGCGAACCTGCTGCTGCAGGAATTCAAGCCCAAGACCGAGCGTGCCCGCGAAGCCGTCGAAACCGCTGTGCGCACCTTGGCCGAACAGGCCCTGGCGCAAACCGACCTGGTGTCCAATGACGCGATCAAGTCGATCGAATCGATCATCGCCGCCATCGACGCCAAGCTGACCGCCCAGGTCAACCAGATCATCCACCATCAGGATTTCCAGCAGCTGGAAAGCGCCTGGCGTGGCCTGCACTACCTGGTCAACAACACCGAGAGCGATGAGCAGCTCAAGATCCGCGTGCTCAACATCTCCAAGCCCGAATTGCACAAGACCTTGAAGAAATTCAAGGGCACCGCGTGGGACCAGAGCCCGATCTTCAAGAAGATGTACGAAGAAGAATACGGCCAGTTCGGCGGCGAACCGTACGGTTGCCTGGTGGGCGACTACTACTTCGACCAGTCGCCTCCCGACGTAGAGCTGCTGGGCGAGCTGTCGAAAGTCTGCGCCGCCATGCACTCCCCTTTCATCGCTGCGGCTTCGCCGACCGTGATGGGCATGGGCTCGTGGCAGGAACTGTCGAACCCGCGCGACCTGACCAAGATCTTCACCACCCCGGAATACGCGGGCTGGCGCTCGCTGCGTGAATCGGAAGACTCGCGCTACATCGGCCTGACCATGCCGCGCTTCCTGGCACGCCTGCCGTACGGCGCCAAGACCGACCCGGTGGAAGCCTTTGCTTTCGAAGAAAACACCGACGGTGCCGACAGCTCCAAGTACACCTGGGCCAACGCCGCGTACGCGATGGCGGTGAACATCAACCGTTCGTTCAAACATTACGGCTGGTGCTCGCGCATCCGTGGCATCGAGTCCGGCGGCGAAGTGGAAAACCTGCCGGCCCACACGTTCCCTACCGATGACGGTGGCGTGGACATGAAGTGCCCAACCGAAATCGCGATCAGCGACCGCCGTGAAGCGGAACTGGCGAAGAACGGCTTCATGCCGCTGCTGCACAAGAAAAACACCGACTTCGCCGCGTTCATTGGCGCGCAATCGTTGCAGAAACCGGCCGAATACGACGATCCGGACGCCACCGCCAACGCCAACCTGGCCGCGCGCCTGCCGTACCTGTTCGCCACCTGCCGTTTCGCTCACTACTTGAAGTGCATCGTGCGCGACAAGATCGGCTCCTTCAAAGAGAAGGACGAGATGCAACGCTGGTTGCAGGACTGGATCCTCAACTACGTGGACGGTGACCCGGCGCACTCCACCGAAACCACCAAGGCCCAGCACCCATTGGCTGCCGCCGAAGTGATCGTGGAAGAAGTGGAAGGCAACCCGGGGTACTACAACTCCAAGTTCTATCTGCGCCCGCACTACCAGCTCGAAGGGCTGACCGTGTCGCTGCGCCTGGTATCGAAGCTGCCTTCCGCTAAAAGCGCCTAA
- a CDS encoding Hcp family type VI secretion system effector, which produces MAVDIFIKIGDIKGESMDKAHKDEIDVLNWSWGMAQSGNMHVGGGGGAGKVNIQDLSLTKYVDKASPNLMMHCASGKHIDKVKLTVRKAGGESQVEYMVINLEEVLVTSLSTGGSGTDDRLTENVTLNFAQVMVDYQPQKADGTKDGGAIKFGWNIRSNTKR; this is translated from the coding sequence ATGGCTGTTGATATTTTCATCAAGATCGGCGACATCAAGGGCGAGTCCATGGACAAAGCCCACAAGGACGAAATCGACGTACTGAACTGGAGCTGGGGCATGGCCCAGTCCGGCAACATGCACGTTGGCGGTGGCGGCGGCGCGGGTAAGGTGAATATCCAGGACCTGTCGCTGACCAAATACGTCGACAAGGCTTCGCCGAACCTGATGATGCACTGCGCCAGCGGCAAGCACATCGACAAGGTCAAGCTGACCGTGCGCAAGGCCGGTGGCGAAAGCCAGGTCGAGTACATGGTGATCAACCTGGAAGAAGTGCTGGTCACCTCGCTGAGCACCGGCGGTTCGGGCACCGATGACCGCTTGACCGAGAACGTCACCCTGAACTTCGCCCAAGTGATGGTTGATTACCAGCCGCAGAAAGCCGACGGCACCAAAGACGGCGGCGCGATCAAGTTTGGCTGGAACATCCGTTCCAACACCAAGCGCTGA
- the tssE gene encoding type VI secretion system baseplate subunit TssE → MVTEIASRDRLQPSLLDRLTDDDPTNPKESADKRVLSLTQLKASVLRDLAWLLNTTSLLDADATLHTPAGTSVVNYGLPALAGNSVSSVDIKALEALIYQAIATFEPRILRHTLRVKARVGHGEMNHNALSFEIEGDLWAQPVPLRLLLQTDLDLESGHVRVVNADQRRRP, encoded by the coding sequence GTGGTAACTGAAATCGCTTCCCGCGACCGTCTGCAACCGTCCCTGCTGGACCGGCTGACTGACGACGACCCAACCAACCCCAAGGAAAGCGCCGACAAACGCGTGCTGTCCCTGACCCAATTAAAAGCCTCGGTGCTGCGCGACCTGGCGTGGCTGCTCAACACCACGTCGTTGCTGGATGCCGACGCCACGCTGCACACCCCGGCCGGTACCTCGGTGGTCAATTACGGCCTGCCGGCGCTCGCGGGCAACAGCGTTTCCAGCGTGGACATCAAGGCGCTTGAAGCCTTGATCTACCAGGCTATTGCCACTTTTGAGCCACGCATTCTGCGCCACACCCTGCGCGTCAAAGCCCGCGTCGGCCATGGCGAGATGAACCACAACGCGCTGAGTTTCGAGATCGAAGGCGACCTGTGGGCGCAGCCGGTGCCGTTGCGCCTGTTGCTGCAAACCGACCTGGACCTGGAGTCCGGCCATGTACGTGTGGTCAACGCCGACCAGCGGAGACGCCCATGA
- the tssF gene encoding type VI secretion system baseplate subunit TssF, which translates to MNPRLLELYNQELHHVRESAAEFAKEYPKIASRLTLSGMDCADPYVERLLEGFAYLTARVQLKLDAEYPTFTHNLLEIAYPHYLAPTPSMTVVQLQTDPDEGSLASGFPLPRDTVLRAALGRETQTCCEYRTAHPVTLWPLQVSNAEYFGNPAAVLGRLAASEPKAKAGLRLTLRTGAELPFNSLDLDNLPLYLSGADEQPFRLYEQLLGNACAVFARKPGGDWVERLPPDALRSRGFDDADAAMPVVARAFQGYRLLQEYFALPHRFLFVEFAELSRAVKRCDGQELELIVLFDRHEPSLEGSVGAAQFLPFCTPAINLFPKRVDRIHLSDRVNEHHVIADRTRPMDFEIHSLSGITGHGTGPEQPFLPFYAVRDPSRYGRDQAYYTVRREPRVLSSDQRRNGPRSTYVGSETFVSLVDSRQSPYRHDLRQLGVTALCTNRDLPLFMSVGNGKTDFTLADSAPVLSVRCVAGPSRPRASHAHDAKAWRLISQLSLNYLSLSEQGQGAAALRELLRLYGDSNDAALQLQIEGLREVSSKAVTRRLPMPGPIVFGRGLEITLEFDENAFRGTGVFLLGAVLERFLARYVSINSFTETVIRTTERGEIMRWKAKPGRRPTL; encoded by the coding sequence ATGAACCCGCGCCTGCTGGAGCTGTACAACCAGGAACTGCACCACGTGCGCGAAAGCGCCGCCGAGTTCGCCAAGGAATACCCGAAGATCGCCAGTCGGCTGACCCTGTCCGGTATGGACTGCGCCGACCCGTACGTCGAACGCTTGCTCGAAGGCTTTGCCTACCTCACGGCCCGCGTGCAGCTCAAGCTCGACGCCGAGTACCCGACCTTCACGCATAACCTGCTGGAAATCGCCTACCCGCACTACCTGGCACCGACGCCGTCGATGACCGTGGTGCAATTGCAGACCGACCCGGACGAAGGCTCGCTGGCCAGCGGTTTCCCCCTGCCCCGCGACACGGTATTGCGTGCCGCGCTGGGCCGTGAAACCCAGACTTGCTGCGAGTACCGCACCGCCCACCCGGTGACGTTGTGGCCGTTGCAGGTGAGCAACGCCGAGTACTTCGGCAACCCCGCCGCCGTGCTCGGGCGCCTGGCTGCGAGCGAGCCGAAGGCCAAAGCGGGCTTACGCCTGACCCTGCGCACCGGCGCCGAGTTGCCGTTCAACAGCCTGGACCTAGATAACCTGCCGCTGTACCTCAGCGGTGCCGATGAGCAACCGTTTCGCCTTTACGAACAGTTGCTGGGCAACGCCTGCGCGGTGTTCGCGCGCAAACCCGGTGGCGATTGGGTCGAGCGCCTGCCGCCAGACGCGCTGCGTTCCCGTGGTTTTGACGATGCCGACGCGGCCATGCCGGTGGTTGCCCGCGCGTTCCAGGGCTATCGCCTGTTGCAGGAATACTTCGCCCTGCCCCATCGCTTCCTGTTCGTCGAATTCGCCGAACTGAGCCGTGCGGTCAAGCGCTGCGACGGCCAGGAGCTGGAACTGATCGTACTGTTTGACCGCCACGAACCGAGCCTGGAAGGCAGCGTCGGCGCGGCGCAGTTCCTGCCGTTTTGCACCCCGGCGATCAACCTGTTCCCGAAACGGGTGGACCGTATTCACCTGTCTGACCGCGTCAACGAACACCATGTGATCGCTGACCGCACGCGTCCGATGGATTTCGAGATTCACTCCTTGAGCGGCATCACCGGCCACGGCACCGGGCCGGAACAGCCGTTTTTGCCGTTCTACGCGGTACGCGATCCATCCCGCTACGGCCGCGACCAGGCCTATTACACGGTGCGCCGTGAGCCGCGCGTGCTGTCCAGCGACCAGCGCCGCAACGGCCCGCGCTCCACGTACGTGGGCAGCGAAACCTTTGTCAGCCTGGTGGACAGCCGGCAGTCGCCGTACCGCCATGACCTGCGCCAACTCGGCGTGACGGCGCTGTGCACCAACCGCGATTTGCCGTTGTTCATGAGCGTGGGCAACGGCAAGACCGACTTCACCCTGGCCGACAGCGCCCCGGTGTTGTCCGTGCGGTGTGTGGCAGGCCCAAGCCGCCCTCGCGCCAGCCACGCCCATGACGCCAAGGCCTGGCGCCTGATCAGCCAACTCTCGCTCAACTACCTGTCCCTGAGCGAACAGGGCCAAGGCGCGGCAGCCTTGCGCGAACTGCTGCGCCTGTATGGCGACAGCAACGACGCAGCCCTGCAATTGCAGATCGAAGGCCTGCGCGAAGTCAGCAGCAAAGCCGTGACCCGACGCCTGCCCATGCCCGGCCCGATTGTGTTTGGGCGTGGCCTGGAAATCACTCTGGAATTTGATGAAAACGCGTTTCGCGGCACCGGCGTGTTCCTGCTGGGTGCAGTACTGGAACGCTTCCTGGCACGCTACGTGTCGATCAACAGTTTTACCGAGACGGTGATCCGTACCACCGAACGCGGCGAGATCATGCGATGGAAAGCCAAGCCCGGACGTCGTCCGACCCTGTGA
- the tssG gene encoding type VI secretion system baseplate subunit TssG has product MESQARTSSDPVSTLDAMHQAPWEYDFFQALRRIECESPELPRLGHSLRLADDPLRLGQQADCTFAPATLASVDPGGDGKPARLEQFFFGLGGPNGPLPLHITEYVRERQRNNADSTSKQFLDVFHHRLLSLFYRAWAEARPTVSHDRPDDDYWSARLAALSGRGMPSLLNQGLIPDTAKLHYSGHLSAQTRYPDGLKAILGEYFGLPVEIEEYVGQWLELPERSRVGVSANRLGVDFCLGSFVWDRQHKFRIRLGPLKLDDYMGMLPGHQPFNELVAWVAEYLGHELDWDLNLVLQQPEVPALQLNGQFRLGFNTWLGSPAHDANDLILARHYADQATTSRNPEHG; this is encoded by the coding sequence ATGGAAAGCCAAGCCCGGACGTCGTCCGACCCTGTGAGTACCCTTGATGCGATGCATCAGGCGCCCTGGGAATACGATTTCTTCCAGGCGCTGCGGCGTATCGAGTGTGAATCGCCCGAGCTGCCGCGCCTGGGCCATTCCCTGCGCCTGGCGGATGACCCGTTGCGCCTGGGCCAGCAGGCTGATTGCACCTTCGCCCCGGCCACACTGGCCTCGGTCGATCCGGGTGGCGATGGCAAGCCGGCGCGACTGGAGCAATTCTTCTTTGGCCTCGGCGGCCCCAACGGCCCGTTGCCGCTGCATATCACCGAATACGTACGCGAACGCCAGCGCAACAACGCTGACAGCACCAGCAAGCAGTTTTTGGATGTGTTCCACCATCGCCTGCTGAGCCTGTTTTACCGGGCCTGGGCCGAGGCACGGCCGACGGTCAGCCACGACCGCCCGGACGATGATTACTGGTCTGCACGCCTGGCGGCCTTGAGCGGTCGTGGGATGCCGAGCCTGCTCAATCAGGGACTCATCCCTGATACCGCGAAGCTGCATTACAGCGGCCACCTATCGGCGCAAACCCGTTACCCGGACGGTTTGAAGGCGATCCTCGGCGAGTATTTCGGCCTGCCGGTGGAGATAGAAGAATACGTCGGCCAATGGCTGGAATTGCCCGAACGCAGCCGCGTGGGCGTGAGCGCCAACAGGCTGGGTGTGGACTTTTGCCTGGGCAGCTTCGTGTGGGACCGCCAGCACAAATTCCGTATCCGCCTGGGTCCGCTCAAGCTGGATGACTACATGGGCATGCTGCCCGGCCATCAGCCGTTCAACGAGCTGGTGGCGTGGGTGGCCGAGTACCTGGGCCATGAATTGGACTGGGACCTGAACCTGGTTTTGCAACAACCCGAAGTCCCGGCGCTGCAACTCAACGGCCAGTTCCGCCTGGGCTTCAACACCTGGCTCGGTAGCCCTGCGCACGACGCCAACGACCTAATCCTGGCCCGGCATTACGCCGATCAGGCCACCACCTCAAGGAATCCAGAGCATGGGTGA
- the tssH gene encoding type VI secretion system ATPase TssH, which translates to MGEISRAALFGKLNSVAYKAIEAATVFCKLRGNPYVELAHWFHQLLQLQDSDLHRIIRQFNLEPARLARDLTEALDRLPRGSTSITDLSSHVEEAVERGWVYGSLMFGESQVRTGYLVLGILKTPSLRNALLGLSSEFDKIKAEALSERFDEYVGDSPENALSASDGFNAGAVPGEASGAMAPSAMGKQEALKRFTVDLTEQARSGKLDPIVGRDEEIRQLVDILMRRRQNNPILTGEAGVGKTAVVEGFALRIVAGDVPPALKDVELRSLDVGLLQAGASMKGEFEQRLRQVIEDVQASPKPIILFIDEAHTLVGAGGAAGTGDAANLLKPALARGTLRTVAATTWAEYKKHIEKDPALTRRFQVVQVAEPSEDKALLMMRGVASTMEKHHQVQILDEALEASVKLSHRYIPARQLPDKSVSLLDTACARVAISLHAVPAEVDDSRRRIEALETELQIIAREHAIGIAIGARQTNSEALLSAERERLATLESRWAEEKTLVDELLATRATLREKAGAVDSGDDALREQLVDLQQRLSALQGETPLILPTVDYQAVASVVADWTGIPVGRMARNELETVLNLDQHLKKRIIGQDHALQMIAKRIQTSRAGLDNPSKPIGVFMLAGTSGVGKTETALALAEAMYGGEQNVITINMSEFQEAHTVSTLKGAPPGYIGYGEGGVLTEAVRRKPYSVVLLDEVEKAHPDVHEIFFQVFDKGVMEDGEGRVIDFKNTLILLTTNAGTELISRVCKDPANVPEPEEIAKALRQPLLEIFPPALLGRLVTIPYYPLSDEMLKAITRLQLDRIKKRVENTHKVAFVYDDEVVDLIVSRCTETESGGRMIDTILTNSLLPDMSREFLTRMLEGKALAGVRISSRDNELHYDFSDAD; encoded by the coding sequence ATGGGTGAAATCAGTCGCGCCGCACTGTTCGGCAAACTCAACAGCGTGGCCTACAAGGCCATCGAAGCCGCCACCGTGTTCTGCAAGCTGCGGGGCAACCCGTATGTGGAACTGGCTCACTGGTTTCATCAATTGCTGCAACTGCAGGACTCGGACCTGCATCGCATCATCCGCCAGTTCAACCTGGAACCGGCACGCCTGGCCCGTGACCTGACCGAAGCCCTGGACCGCCTGCCGCGCGGCTCGACTTCGATCACTGACTTGTCGTCCCATGTGGAAGAAGCCGTGGAGCGCGGCTGGGTCTACGGCAGCCTGATGTTTGGCGAAAGCCAGGTGCGTACCGGTTACCTGGTGCTGGGTATTTTGAAGACGCCGAGCCTGCGCAATGCGTTGCTGGGCCTGTCGTCGGAGTTCGACAAGATCAAGGCCGAAGCCCTGAGCGAACGCTTTGACGAATACGTCGGTGACTCACCGGAAAACGCCCTGAGCGCCAGCGATGGCTTCAATGCCGGCGCCGTGCCGGGCGAAGCCAGCGGTGCCATGGCGCCGAGCGCGATGGGCAAGCAGGAAGCGCTCAAACGCTTCACCGTCGACCTGACCGAGCAGGCACGCAGCGGCAAGCTTGACCCTATCGTGGGGCGTGACGAAGAGATCCGCCAACTGGTCGACATCCTGATGCGCCGCCGCCAGAACAACCCAATCCTTACTGGCGAAGCTGGCGTGGGCAAGACCGCCGTGGTCGAAGGTTTCGCCCTGCGCATCGTCGCCGGCGACGTGCCGCCTGCACTCAAAGACGTGGAACTGCGCAGCCTCGACGTGGGCCTGCTGCAAGCCGGCGCCAGCATGAAAGGCGAGTTCGAACAGCGCCTGCGCCAGGTCATCGAGGACGTGCAGGCGTCGCCCAAGCCGATCATCCTGTTTATCGACGAAGCCCACACGTTGGTGGGTGCCGGTGGTGCTGCAGGCACTGGCGATGCGGCCAATCTGCTCAAGCCTGCATTGGCGCGCGGCACCTTGCGTACCGTGGCCGCCACAACTTGGGCCGAGTACAAGAAGCACATCGAGAAAGACCCGGCCCTGACCCGCCGCTTCCAGGTAGTGCAGGTTGCCGAGCCGTCGGAAGACAAGGCGCTGCTGATGATGCGCGGCGTGGCTTCGACCATGGAGAAACACCATCAGGTGCAGATCCTCGATGAGGCGCTGGAAGCCTCGGTCAAGCTGTCCCACCGCTACATCCCGGCGCGTCAGTTGCCGGACAAATCCGTGAGCCTGCTGGACACCGCCTGCGCACGCGTCGCCATCAGCCTGCACGCGGTGCCGGCGGAAGTGGACGACAGCCGCCGTCGCATCGAAGCGCTGGAAACCGAGCTGCAAATCATCGCCCGCGAGCATGCCATCGGTATTGCGATTGGTGCGCGCCAGACCAACAGCGAAGCGCTGCTGAGCGCTGAACGTGAGCGCCTCGCCACGCTGGAAAGCCGCTGGGCCGAAGAGAAAACCCTGGTGGACGAACTGCTCGCTACCCGCGCGACTTTGCGCGAGAAAGCCGGCGCCGTAGACAGTGGCGACGACGCCTTGCGCGAGCAACTGGTCGACCTGCAACAGCGCCTCAGCGCACTGCAAGGCGAAACCCCGCTGATCCTGCCGACCGTGGACTACCAGGCCGTGGCCTCGGTGGTCGCCGACTGGACTGGCATCCCGGTCGGCCGCATGGCGCGCAACGAACTGGAAACGGTGCTCAACCTCGACCAGCACCTGAAAAAACGCATCATCGGCCAGGACCATGCCCTGCAGATGATCGCCAAGCGGATCCAGACTTCGCGCGCCGGCCTCGACAACCCGAGCAAGCCGATTGGCGTGTTCATGCTGGCCGGTACCTCCGGCGTGGGCAAGACCGAAACTGCCCTGGCCCTGGCCGAAGCCATGTATGGCGGTGAGCAGAACGTCATCACCATCAACATGAGCGAATTCCAGGAAGCCCACACCGTGTCGACCCTCAAGGGCGCGCCACCGGGCTATATCGGCTATGGCGAAGGCGGCGTGCTGACCGAAGCGGTACGGCGTAAACCCTACAGCGTGGTCCTGCTGGATGAGGTGGAAAAAGCCCACCCGGACGTGCATGAAATCTTCTTCCAAGTGTTCGACAAGGGCGTGATGGAAGACGGCGAAGGCCGGGTGATCGACTTCAAGAACACCCTGATCCTGCTGACCACCAACGCCGGTACCGAGCTGATTTCCCGGGTGTGCAAAGACCCGGCGAACGTGCCGGAGCCGGAAGAAATCGCCAAGGCCCTGCGCCAGCCGCTGCTGGAGATTTTCCCGCCGGCGCTGCTCGGCCGACTGGTGACGATTCCGTACTACCCGCTGAGCGACGAAATGCTCAAGGCGATCACCCGCCTGCAACTCGACCGCATCAAGAAGCGCGTGGAGAACACCCATAAAGTCGCCTTCGTCTACGACGACGAGGTGGTCGACCTGATCGTCTCGCGTTGCACCGAAACCGAAAGCGGCGGGCGCATGATCGACACCATCCTGACCAACAGCCTGCTGCCGGACATGAGCCGTGAATTCCTCACGCGCATGCTCGAAGGCAAGGCGTTGGCGGGGGTGCGGATCAGCAGTCGGGATAATGAATTGCACTACGACTTCAGCGACGCAGATTGA